From one Phocoena sinus isolate mPhoSin1 chromosome 4, mPhoSin1.pri, whole genome shotgun sequence genomic stretch:
- the LRRC3 gene encoding leucine-rich repeat-containing protein 3, whose product MGPMGKQGPSSLPVPTGGSCLLLLFCLRLGASCPQSCQCPDHAGAVAVHCSGRGLQEIPKDIPTDAVLLKLDANKIARIPNGAFQHLNQLRELDLSQNAIETIGPAAFSGLAGGLRLLDLSHNHIRRIPKDALGKLSAKIRLSHNPLHCECALQEALWELKLDPDSVDEIACHTSVQEEYVGKPLIQALDSGASFCSVHHKTTDVAMLLTMFGWFAMVITYVVYYVRQNQEDARRHLEYLKSLPSTPVSKDPISPAP is encoded by the coding sequence ATGGGCCCCATGGGCAAACAGGGCCCGTCCTCCCTGCCGGTCCCCACGGGAGGCTCCTGCCTCCTGCTTCTCTTCTGCCTGCGGTTGGGCGCCTCTTGCCCGCAGAGCTGCCAGTGCCCTGACCATGCCGGGGCCGTGGCCGTCCATTGCAGCGGGAGGGGCCTGCAGGAGATCCCCAAGGACATCCCCACTGACGCTGTGCTCCTGAAGCTTGATGCCAACAAGATCGCCCGCATCCCCAACGGAGCCTTCCAGCACCTGAACCAGCTGAGAGAGCTGGACTTGTCTCAGAACGCCATCGAGACCATCGGCCCCGCCGCCTTCTCGGGCCTGGCCGGGGGCCTGCGGCTGCTGGACCTGTCTCACAATCACATCCGCAGGATTCCTAAGGACGCGCTGGGCAAGCTCAGCGCCAAGATACGCCTGTCCCACAACCCCCTGCACTGCGAGTGCGCCCTGCAGGAGGCCCTGTGGGAGCTGAAGCTGGACCCTGACTCGGTGGACGAGATCGCCTGCCACACCTCGGTGCAGGAGGAATACGTGGGGAAGCCGCTGATCCAGGCTCTCGACTCTGGCGCCAGCTTCTGCAGCGTCCACCACAAGACCACCGATGTGGCCATGCTGCTCACCATGTTCGGCTGGTTCGCCATGGTGATCACCTACGTCGTGTACTACGTGCGCCAGAACCAGGAGGACGCCAGGAGGCACCTGGAGTACCTGAAGTCCCTGCCCAGCACTCCTGTGTCCAAGGACCCCATCAGCCCTGCGCCCTAG